From Acidimicrobiales bacterium, one genomic window encodes:
- a CDS encoding OB-fold domain-containing protein, which yields MSDADFFRSGIDEGRLLVRRCRACDRAAYPPMPGCPHCGHPEGEIVEASGEGTLYSWTVCHVAFDPAFADDVPYVVGLIDLPEGARVVARLEIAADGLVGDAPVRVEFPSGADGSRRLRFVAALPDGPAAPEREVST from the coding sequence ATGAGCGACGCCGACTTCTTCCGTTCGGGGATCGACGAGGGTCGCCTGCTCGTGCGTCGCTGTCGTGCGTGTGACCGTGCCGCGTACCCGCCGATGCCGGGCTGCCCACACTGCGGGCACCCGGAGGGCGAGATCGTCGAAGCGTCCGGCGAGGGCACCCTGTACTCCTGGACCGTCTGCCATGTCGCGTTCGACCCCGCCTTCGCCGACGACGTGCCCTATGTGGTGGGGCTGATCGACCTGCCCGAAGGGGCCCGGGTGGTCGCCCGTCTGGAGATCGCGGCCGACGGACTCGTGGGTGATGCGCCGGTGCGGGTCGAGTTCCCTTCGGGGGCTGACGGCTCGCGCCGACTCCGGTTCGTCGCGGCGCTACCGGACGGCCCGGCTGCACCCGAGAGAGAGGTGTCGACATGA
- a CDS encoding enoyl-CoA hydratase/isomerase family protein — protein sequence MTDDVRVGVRDVETGDDRVVRVFTFQRPAQRNPIDLATLRELDPLLAAAVDDERVRAVVLTGDGPAFSAGGDLRGYLSLYEDPPAFRDYLVRFAAVCTRLETVDVITIAMVNGACVAGGLEIALACDLMIAADTATIADGHLVFGQLPGAGGSQRLCRAIGLQKAKELLLTGRTIDAHEAAAIGLVAEVVPADDLEQRVIEIAAAAAGHSRLGVKRMKELIVVSQDEDRATALQAEMDLVVDYATSSHDATEGLHAFLERRPPRWQGR from the coding sequence ATGACCGACGACGTCCGCGTCGGCGTACGCGACGTGGAGACCGGCGACGACCGTGTCGTGCGGGTGTTCACCTTCCAGCGGCCCGCGCAGCGAAACCCGATCGACCTCGCGACGCTGCGGGAACTGGATCCGTTGCTCGCCGCGGCAGTCGACGACGAGCGGGTTCGGGCCGTCGTCCTGACCGGCGACGGCCCCGCGTTCTCCGCCGGTGGCGACCTCCGCGGCTACCTGAGCCTCTACGAGGACCCGCCCGCGTTTCGCGACTATCTCGTACGGTTCGCCGCGGTGTGCACCCGCCTGGAAACGGTCGACGTGATCACCATCGCGATGGTCAATGGTGCGTGTGTGGCCGGCGGGCTCGAGATCGCGCTCGCGTGCGACCTCATGATCGCGGCCGACACCGCCACCATCGCCGACGGTCACCTGGTGTTCGGTCAGCTCCCGGGTGCCGGCGGGAGTCAGCGGCTCTGCCGGGCGATCGGCCTCCAGAAGGCGAAGGAGCTGCTGCTCACCGGGCGAACCATCGATGCCCACGAGGCGGCGGCGATCGGCCTGGTCGCCGAAGTGGTCCCGGCGGACGACCTGGAGCAGCGGGTGATCGAGATCGCCGCGGCGGCGGCCGGGCACAGTCGCCTCGGGGTCAAGCGCATGAAGGAGCTCATCGTGGTGTCGCAGGACGAGGACCGCGCGACGGCGCTACAGGCGGAGATGGATCTCGTGGTCGACTACGCGACGTCGTCGCACGACGCGACCGAGGGACTGCACGCGTTCCTCGAACGTCGCCCGCCTCGGTGGCAGGGCCGATGA